CCAACTCTAATTGTATTCCAAATATAAGTACCAAAATCAAATCTTGTAATTGCTAGTTTGAAGTTTACCCATTGCATTTCTCCAAGTCCTATAACAAATCTTGGATTTAAAGCAGTAGTAAGCTCTTCGTTGGTCTTTAAAGCTGTTAGAATCATCCAATAAAACGGAATGAATATAAATAATGCCATTAAAGTTAAGAAGGTATAAGTCCCAACCATTCTAACAATCTTTAATATAAAGTCTCTTTGACTTATTTTTTCTAAGTCTTGTTGACTTTCAGATTGTTCATCTCTTCTTTCTTTTCTTTCTTTAGCAATTCTAAATGTTTCTCCTGAGAAAAACATCTTTAATTTATCCCATGCATTGATTAATGTTTGCTTTAAACGATAACCTTTAACAAGTTCTTTCATTTGGAATCCAATTTCGTATCTTAATACTGCAGAAAATGGATTTAAAGTAACTAAACTCATTACAGCGTATAAATGTTGAGTCCGATAAGACCATTCATCAACTTCAATTGCTTCTTTTGAGAAATATCTTCTCATATTTTGAAAAGCCATTGGAGTAAAAACTAATAAATATCCTAATAAAAGTGCAATGATTGTATTAACGCCTGCTTGCAGGAATTCTAATCCGAAAATTGTATATATTGTCCCTGGATCAACTTGTTCTGTAATAGCTCCTGGTTCAATTAATAAGACAAACAGATAACTAACTAAAATAAATGCGAATACCACATACACAATATCGATTAGGTTAGCTATGAGTTGTAATTTCTTAATGCTT
The sequence above is drawn from the Mariniplasma anaerobium genome and encodes:
- a CDS encoding carbohydrate ABC transporter permease produces the protein MKRITKSIKKLQLIANLIDIVYVVFAFILVSYLFVLLIEPGAITEQVDPGTIYTIFGLEFLQAGVNTIIALLLGYLLVFTPMAFQNMRRYFSKEAIEVDEWSYRTQHLYAVMSLVTLNPFSAVLRYEIGFQMKELVKGYRLKQTLINAWDKLKMFFSGETFRIAKERKERRDEQSESQQDLEKISQRDFILKIVRMVGTYTFLTLMALFIFIPFYWMILTALKTNEELTTALNPRFVIGLGEMQWVNFKLAITRFDFGTYIWNTIRVGVITMLGTVTTTILAAFAFARLNFKGREFIFSILLLTMMIPGELYTITNYVTVSRLGWIDTIAALIFPFMVSVFYIFFLRQSFKQIPDTLYQAARVDGCGDFKYLTRVMIPIAKPTIITIIILSAIGAWDAYIWPQLVTRSQDNWLISVALRGTSFTTDSGASDARPVYNIQLAATALVTVPLIILFFSLKKFIISGVGRSGTKG